In Onychostoma macrolepis isolate SWU-2019 chromosome 12, ASM1243209v1, whole genome shotgun sequence, a single window of DNA contains:
- the LOC131551246 gene encoding chemerin-like receptor 1 — translation MDGYCREAACVITVIFNVIIFLLGIIGNGAVIWITGFKMKKSVSSTWYLSLALSDFIFCATLPFTIDYIVKNSWNSGLFMCKLNGFVIPLNMYSSIFILVIISVHRCITVKFPVWAQNQSTVKKASIVVVLAWIVSCLLSIPSATFRKIITIGSTDICDIDFENHYKTVVSMQFTFGLLIPFLTIFTCYCILIHKLRANQMSESTKPFKIMTLLIAAFFICWLPFQILSVLVLDISQHSYALYTALQVSVILASANSFLNPFIYAFMAKDLNMKCYSFLSKIESAIDEETQSDFRATSITNSEDNRLSNAV, via the coding sequence ATGGACGGATACTGCAGGGAAGCAGCATGTGTAATCACAGTGATCTTTAATGTGATCATATTCCTTCTTGGCATCATTGGAAATGGTGCAGTGATCTGGATTACTGGCTTTAAGATGAAGAAGTCAGTGAGCAGCACCTGGTACCTGAGTCTGGCTCTGTCTGACTTCATTTTCTGCGCTACTCTCCCTTTCACCATTGACTACATAGTGAAGAACAGCTGGAACTCTGGGCTCTTCATGTGCAAGCTCAACGGTTTTGTTATACCCCTCAATATGTACAGCAGCATTTTCATCCTGGTCATCATTAGTGTGCATCGCTGCATCACAGTCAAGTTTCCCGTCTGGGCCCAGAATCAGAGCACTGTAAAGAAAGCTTCTATAGTTGTTGTGTTGGCTTGGATTGTGTCGTGTTTGCTTAGCATCCCATCTGCCACATTCAGAAAGATTATAACTATAGGATCAACAGATATATGCGATATCGACTTTGAGAATCACTACAAAACCGTTGTGTCCATGCAATTTACTTTTGGGCTTTTGATTCCATTCCTGACCATCTTCACCTGTTACTGCATCCTGATCCATAAACTTAGAGCAAACCAAATGTCCGAATCCACCAAGCCCTTCAAGATCATGACATTACTGATCGCAGCTTTTTTCATCTGTTGGTTGCCATTTCAAATATTATCTGTTTTAGTGTTGGACATATCTCAACACAGCTATGCCCTTTACACAGCCCTACAAGTATCCGTCATTCTCGCCAGTGCAAACAGCTTTCTAAACCCGTTCATCTATGCATTCATGGCCAAAGACTTAAATATGAAATGCTATTCCTTTCTTTCGAAAATTGAGAGCGCCATCGATGAAGAGACCCAAAGTGATTTCAGAGCAACTTCAATTACCAATTCTGAGGATAACAGACTTTCCAATGCTGTCTGA
- the LOC131551274 gene encoding chemerin-like receptor 1 yields MDGYCRGAACVITVIFTVIIFLLGIIGNGAVIWITGFKMKKSVSSTWYLSLALSDFIFCATLPFTIDYIVKNSWNSGLFMCKLNGFVIPLNMYSSIFILVIISVHRCITVKFPVWAQNQSTVKKASIVVVLAWIVSCLLSIPSAKFRNIITIGSTDICYSDFENHYKTVVSMQFTFGLLIPFLTIFTCYCILIHKLRANQMSESTKPFKIMTLLIAAFFICWLPFQILSVLVLDISQHSYALYTALQVSVILASANSFLNPFIYAFMAKDLNKKCYSFLSKIESAIDEETQSDFRTTSITNSEDNRLSNAV; encoded by the coding sequence ATGGACGGATACTGCAGGGGAGCAGCATGTGTAATCACAGTGATCTTTACTGTGATCATATTCCTTCTTGGCATCATTGGAAATGGTGCAGTGATCTGGATTACTGGCTTTAAGATGAAGAAGTCAGTGAGCAGCACCTGGTACCTGAGTCTGGCTCTGTCTGACTTCATTTTCTGCGCTACTCTCCCTTTCACCATTGACTACATAGTGAAGAACAGCTGGAACTCTGGGCTCTTCATGTGCAAGCTCAACGGTTTTGTTATACCCCTCAATATGTACAGCAGCATTTTCATCCTGGTCATCATTAGTGTGCATCGCTGCATCACAGTCAAGTTTCCCGTCTGGGCCCAGAATCAGAGCACTGTAAAGAAAGCTTCTATAGTTGTTGTGTTGGCTTGGATTGTGTCGTGTTTGCTTAGCATCCCATCTGCCAAATTCAGAAACATTATAACTATAGGATCAACAGATATATGCTATAGCGACTTTGAGAATCACTACAAAACCGTTGTGTCCATGCAATTTACTTTTGGGCTTTTGATTCCATTCCTGACCATCTTCACCTGTTACTGCATCCTGATCCATAAACTTAGAGCAAACCAAATGTCCGAATCCACCAAGCCCTTCAAGATCATGACATTACTGATCGCAGCTTTTTTCATCTGTTGGTTGCCATTTCAAATATTATCTGTTTTAGTGTTGGACATATCTCAACACAGCTATGCCCTTTACACAGCCCTACAAGTATCCGTCATTCTCGCCAGTGCAAACAGCTTTCTAAACCCGTTCATCTATGCATTCATGGCCAAAGActtaaataagaaatgctattCCTTTCTTTCGAAAATTGAGAGCGCCATCGATGAAGAGACCCAAAGTGATTTCAGAACAACTTCAATTACCAATTCTGAGGATAACAGACTTTCCAATGCTGTCTGA